From a region of the Sesamum indicum cultivar Zhongzhi No. 13 linkage group LG3, S_indicum_v1.0, whole genome shotgun sequence genome:
- the LOC105158575 gene encoding AP2-like ethylene-responsive transcription factor AIL1 isoform X2, which translates to MKPTSNDSNCSQNDNWLSFSLSADRHYTQPFSSDVSLSFSSSFNCPGIYYGVDSENSGLDMMPLKSDGSLCLTGAINTSHPQGMATSTPKLEDFHHYDRGGMALSLDSFYLPQNTGNQAGNGQDFLSHHHENSNHRQIVQFQEYPNSSVTGGPDIYQALDGKAKEIDHLAEFNLRTADDEIPGLGNWVSRNCPDAGKLEQFDSVGYGDLQSLTLSMSPGSLSSSLNGSQQIKPAMADCIGWENKKRAPGKGDQKHIVHRKSIDTFGQRTSQYRGVTRHRWTGRYEAHLWDNSCKKEGQSRKGRQVYLGGYDMEEKAARAYDLAALKYWGTSTHINFPLENYQQELEDMKNMSRQEFVARLRRKSSGFSRGASIYRGVTRHHQHGRWQARIGRVAGNKDLYLGTFSTQEEAAEAYDVAAIKFRGVNAVTNFDTSRYNVERIMESNALLSGEMARRNKDADSIHNETTSFTRPSNPSDNMDSNVSKESHSDVSELGMALYHSSNFKAASSSVSVDGMITEVIVSDQHNVEETGKTVSRLLLTSLNGSSADSIPVRKNSNEMEFSKFFTLPTTAMNYWIPSAQMRAEVPLFSAWADAS; encoded by the exons ACACAGCCTTTTTCTAGTGATGTTTCCTTGAGCTTCTCCTCTAGTTTTAACTGTCCAGGAATTTACTATGGGGTTGACAGTGAAAATTCTGGTTTAGATATGATGCCACTGAAGTCCGATGGCTCATTGTGCTTAACGGGAGCTATCAACACTTCACACCCACAAG GAATGGCAACTTCAACGCCCAAGCTGGAGGATTTCCATCACTATGACAGAGGAGGAATGGCTCTCAGCCTGGACAGCTTTTACTTACCCCAAAACACTGGAAACCAGGCCGGCAATGGCCAAGATTTTCTCAGTCATCATCACGAAAACTCCAACCACCGGCAGATTGTTCAGTTTCAGGAGTATCCGAATTCCTCGGTGACTGGTGGGCCAGACATCTACCAGGCATTAGACGGGAAGGCTAAAGAGATTGATCACCTTGCAGAATTCAATCTCCGGACGGCTGATGATGAGATACCTGGACTGGGAAATTGGGTTTCAAGAAACTGCCCCGATGCGGGTAAATTAGAGCAGTTTGATTCAGTGGGTTATGGTGATTTACAGTCTTTAACCCTGTCAATGAGCCCTGGTTCCCTGTCCAGCTCCCTGAATGGTTCACAACAAATCAAACCTGCTATGGCTGACTGCATCGGCTGGGAGAACAAGAAGAGGGCCCCAGGAAAGGGTGATCAGAAGCACATTGTTCATCGGAAGTCCATTGATACTTTCGGGCAAAGGACCTCTCAGTACAGAGGAGTCACAAG GCACAGGTGGACAGGGAGATACGAAGCCCATCTATGGGACAACAGTTGTAAGAAAGAAGGCCAAAGCAGAAAAGGAAGACAGG TTTACCTAG GGGGTTATGATATGGAAGAAAAGGCTGCAAGAGCTTATGATTTAGCAGCACTCAAGTATTGGGGAACTTCAACCCATATAAATTTTCCG TTGGAAAATTATCAACAAGAACTTGAAGATATGAAGAACATGAGCAGACAAGAATTCGTTGCTCGCCTAAGACG GAAAAGCAGTGGTTTCTCGAGGGGAGCTTCGATTTACAGAGGAGTAACAAG ACATCATCAACACGGACGTTGGCAAGCTCGGATCGGCAGGGTGGCAGGAAACAAGGATCTTTATCTTGGGACATTCA GCACCCAAGAAGAAGCTGCTGAGGCATATGATGTAGCTGCTATCAAATTCAGGGGCGTAAACGCTGTAACAAACTTTGATACATCTCGTTACAACGTAGAGCGGATTATGGAAAGCAATGCTCTTCTTTCTGGGGAAATGGCAAGGCGGAACAAAGACGCTGATTCAATACATAATGAGACTACTTCATTTACCCGTCCTTCTAATCCTAGCGACAACATGGACTCAAATGTCTCGAAGGAGAGCCACAGTGACGTGTCTGAGTTGGGAATGGCGCTGTATCACTCCTCCAACTTTAAGGCTGCAAGTTCATCAGTATCTGTAGATGGGATGATAACAGAGGTGATAGTCTCTGACCAACACAACGTGGAGGAGACAGGCAAAACTGTGAGTCGGTTGCTATTGACGAGCTTGAATGGCTCTAGTGCGGACAGCATCCCTGTTAGGAAAAACAGCAACGAAATGGAGTTTTCCAAGTTCTTCACCCTGCCGACGACTGCAATGAATTATTGGATCCCGTCAGCCCAGATGAGGGCTGAAGTGCCACTTTTTTCTGCATGGGCTGATGCATCTTAA
- the LOC105158575 gene encoding AP2-like ethylene-responsive transcription factor AIL1 isoform X1 → MKPTSNDSNCSQNDNWLSFSLSADRHYTQPFSSDVSLSFSSSFNCPGIYYGVDSENSGLDMMPLKSDGSLCLTGAINTSHPQGMATSTPKLEDFHHYDRGGMALSLDSFYLPQNTGNQAGNGQDFLSHHHENSNHRQIVQFQEYPNSSVTGGPDIYQALDGKAKEIDHLAEFNLRTADDEIPGLGNWVSRNCPDAGKLEQFDSVGYGDLQSLTLSMSPGSLSSSLNGSQQIKPAMADCIGWENKKRAPGKGDQKHIVHRKSIDTFGQRTSQYRGVTRHRWTGRYEAHLWDNSCKKEGQSRKGRQVYLGGYDMEEKAARAYDLAALKYWGTSTHINFPLENYQQELEDMKNMSRQEFVARLRRKSSGFSRGASIYRGVTSRHHQHGRWQARIGRVAGNKDLYLGTFSTQEEAAEAYDVAAIKFRGVNAVTNFDTSRYNVERIMESNALLSGEMARRNKDADSIHNETTSFTRPSNPSDNMDSNVSKESHSDVSELGMALYHSSNFKAASSSVSVDGMITEVIVSDQHNVEETGKTVSRLLLTSLNGSSADSIPVRKNSNEMEFSKFFTLPTTAMNYWIPSAQMRAEVPLFSAWADAS, encoded by the exons ACACAGCCTTTTTCTAGTGATGTTTCCTTGAGCTTCTCCTCTAGTTTTAACTGTCCAGGAATTTACTATGGGGTTGACAGTGAAAATTCTGGTTTAGATATGATGCCACTGAAGTCCGATGGCTCATTGTGCTTAACGGGAGCTATCAACACTTCACACCCACAAG GAATGGCAACTTCAACGCCCAAGCTGGAGGATTTCCATCACTATGACAGAGGAGGAATGGCTCTCAGCCTGGACAGCTTTTACTTACCCCAAAACACTGGAAACCAGGCCGGCAATGGCCAAGATTTTCTCAGTCATCATCACGAAAACTCCAACCACCGGCAGATTGTTCAGTTTCAGGAGTATCCGAATTCCTCGGTGACTGGTGGGCCAGACATCTACCAGGCATTAGACGGGAAGGCTAAAGAGATTGATCACCTTGCAGAATTCAATCTCCGGACGGCTGATGATGAGATACCTGGACTGGGAAATTGGGTTTCAAGAAACTGCCCCGATGCGGGTAAATTAGAGCAGTTTGATTCAGTGGGTTATGGTGATTTACAGTCTTTAACCCTGTCAATGAGCCCTGGTTCCCTGTCCAGCTCCCTGAATGGTTCACAACAAATCAAACCTGCTATGGCTGACTGCATCGGCTGGGAGAACAAGAAGAGGGCCCCAGGAAAGGGTGATCAGAAGCACATTGTTCATCGGAAGTCCATTGATACTTTCGGGCAAAGGACCTCTCAGTACAGAGGAGTCACAAG GCACAGGTGGACAGGGAGATACGAAGCCCATCTATGGGACAACAGTTGTAAGAAAGAAGGCCAAAGCAGAAAAGGAAGACAGG TTTACCTAG GGGGTTATGATATGGAAGAAAAGGCTGCAAGAGCTTATGATTTAGCAGCACTCAAGTATTGGGGAACTTCAACCCATATAAATTTTCCG TTGGAAAATTATCAACAAGAACTTGAAGATATGAAGAACATGAGCAGACAAGAATTCGTTGCTCGCCTAAGACG GAAAAGCAGTGGTTTCTCGAGGGGAGCTTCGATTTACAGAGGAGTAACAAG CAGACATCATCAACACGGACGTTGGCAAGCTCGGATCGGCAGGGTGGCAGGAAACAAGGATCTTTATCTTGGGACATTCA GCACCCAAGAAGAAGCTGCTGAGGCATATGATGTAGCTGCTATCAAATTCAGGGGCGTAAACGCTGTAACAAACTTTGATACATCTCGTTACAACGTAGAGCGGATTATGGAAAGCAATGCTCTTCTTTCTGGGGAAATGGCAAGGCGGAACAAAGACGCTGATTCAATACATAATGAGACTACTTCATTTACCCGTCCTTCTAATCCTAGCGACAACATGGACTCAAATGTCTCGAAGGAGAGCCACAGTGACGTGTCTGAGTTGGGAATGGCGCTGTATCACTCCTCCAACTTTAAGGCTGCAAGTTCATCAGTATCTGTAGATGGGATGATAACAGAGGTGATAGTCTCTGACCAACACAACGTGGAGGAGACAGGCAAAACTGTGAGTCGGTTGCTATTGACGAGCTTGAATGGCTCTAGTGCGGACAGCATCCCTGTTAGGAAAAACAGCAACGAAATGGAGTTTTCCAAGTTCTTCACCCTGCCGACGACTGCAATGAATTATTGGATCCCGTCAGCCCAGATGAGGGCTGAAGTGCCACTTTTTTCTGCATGGGCTGATGCATCTTAA